GTGGAGCAATGACCTGTGGGTGGATCACTACGAGAAGGGAGAGCCGGACGGCGACTTCCGCCGAATCCGGCGAATACGGCAGCGCCGACGGCTATCAGGAATACGACCTCGGTAAGAAGGGATGTTCTGGCACAGACTCGTGGCGCAGATCACTCCCCCCGGCCGATGATCTCTCGCCCCGGCGGACGTCTGTACTCCTGACGATCAGTCGTGCTCGTGATGATCAGGCCTACGCAGAGGACTCCGCCATGACTCGGACCGCCCCCAAGGGACCCGCCGCCTACTTTCCCTCCATCGAGAAGAAGTACGGGCGGCCCGTCACCGAGTGGAAGGAAATCATTCGGGCCTCACCGCTGCGCAAGCACATGGAGCTCGTGGGCCGGCTCAAGGATGAATACGCGATGGGGCACGGGCACGCCAACGCGCTCGTGGCTCATACGCTCGCCGAGGACGCCGCGGGTGCC
The window above is part of the Streptomyces venezuelae genome. Proteins encoded here:
- a CDS encoding DUF4287 domain-containing protein yields the protein MTRTAPKGPAAYFPSIEKKYGRPVTEWKEIIRASPLRKHMELVGRLKDEYAMGHGHANALVAHTLAEDAAGADE